GTAGTTGGCCTGCGACACCGAGCCCTGGTGGTTGCCGCTGGTGAACCCGATCAGCGTCCCCGCCCGCTGTGCGCGCATCACCGCGGATGCCGCCCGGAAGACCGTGAACGTGCCCTTCAGATGCGTGGCGAGGACCGGGTCCCACTCGTCCTCGGACATGTTGAACAGCATCCGCTCCCGCAGGATCCCGGCGACGCACACGACCCCGTCGAGCCGCCCGTACGAGGACAGCGCCAGGTCGACGATCCGCTGTCCGCCGGCCATCGTGGACACGTCGTCGGCGACGGCGACCGCTTCCCCGCCCGCGGCCTCGATCTCCTTGACCACGCCCTCGGCGACCTCACTCGTGGGCGACTCGCCCGCGACCGAGACGCCGTAGTCGTTGACGACCACCCGCGCCCCCTCGGCGGCGGCGGCCAGCGCGACGGCCCGCCCGATACCCCGTCCGGCCCCGGTCACGGCGATCACCTTGCCTGCCAAGAAGTTCCCCACGCCCGGCCCCTTCCCGCGGTTTCTGACGGACCGTTAGATTTTATGACCCGTCAGATACCTGAGGACAAGCCCCGGGGAGAGCCGATGTCATTTCCGGCCGAGTTCCACGAGATCGCCAAGCGCGTGAACAACTGGGGGCGTTGGGGAGCCGACGACGAGATCGGCACCCTCAACCTGATCACCGACGAGGTCGTCCGCGAGGCGGCCGCCACCGTCCGCTCCGGCCGCCGCGTCCCGCTCGCCCTGCCCCTGAGGCAGGACGGCGTGCAGAGCGGGCTGATCCCGGGACGCGTCAACCCGCTGCACGCCATGGTGCAGATCAACCAGGAGCTCTTCGGCCCGGGGACGGTGGCGTGCAGCGACGACGTAGTGACCATGGGCCTGCAGGCGGCCACCCACTGGGACGCCCTGACCCATGTCTCGCACTCGGGCAGGCTCTACAACGGCCGCCCGGCCACCACGATCACCTCGCACGCCGGCGCGGAGTTCG
The sequence above is drawn from the Streptomyces sp. SLBN-31 genome and encodes:
- a CDS encoding SDR family oxidoreductase; translated protein: MGNFLAGKVIAVTGAGRGIGRAVALAAAAEGARVVVNDYGVSVAGESPTSEVAEGVVKEIEAAGGEAVAVADDVSTMAGGQRIVDLALSSYGRLDGVVCVAGILRERMLFNMSEDEWDPVLATHLKGTFTVFRAASAVMRAQRAGTLIGFTSGNHQGSVSQANYSAAKGGIISLVRSAALGLHKYGVTANAVAPVARTRMSANVPMELAEIGEPEDVAALVVYLLSDRAKEITGQVYTIAGPKLAVWAQPRELRAAYASGGWTPETLAEFLPGSVGVDPMPMLLQLEAMERAAREGARPNAQ